A genomic region of Pseudomonas sp. MPC6 contains the following coding sequences:
- a CDS encoding mechanosensitive ion channel domain-containing protein — protein MELDLWTQSLVTAMTALWTKVANFIPNLFGALVVLLLGFVVAKLLDTLLSKLLAKLGLDRLMGGTGLTKLLSRAGLQVPISTLIGKIVYWFVLLIFLVSAAESLGLERVSATLDMLALYLPKVFGAALVLLVGVLLAQLANGLVRGAAEGVGLDYAAGLGRIAQGLVIIISISVAISQLEVKTDLLNHVIVIVLITVGLAVALAMGLGSREIAGQILAGIYVRELYQVGQQVSVGEVEGQIEEIGTVKTTLLTDEGELVSLSNRILLEQHVSSR, from the coding sequence ATGGAACTTGATCTCTGGACTCAGAGCCTCGTCACTGCAATGACTGCGTTATGGACCAAGGTTGCGAATTTCATCCCGAACCTGTTCGGTGCACTGGTTGTTTTGCTGTTGGGTTTCGTCGTTGCGAAACTTTTGGACACTTTGTTGTCCAAGTTGCTCGCCAAGCTGGGACTCGATCGTCTGATGGGCGGTACCGGCCTGACCAAATTGCTGTCCCGGGCCGGTCTGCAAGTGCCGATCTCGACGTTGATCGGCAAGATCGTCTACTGGTTCGTCCTGTTGATTTTTTTGGTTTCGGCCGCAGAATCCCTTGGACTTGAACGAGTTTCAGCTACGCTGGATATGCTTGCGCTATATTTGCCAAAGGTATTCGGTGCCGCGCTGGTGCTGCTGGTGGGTGTGTTGCTGGCGCAATTGGCCAATGGGCTGGTGCGTGGAGCGGCAGAGGGTGTAGGACTTGATTACGCTGCCGGCCTGGGGCGAATTGCCCAAGGCCTGGTGATTATCATCAGTATTTCGGTCGCGATCAGCCAGTTGGAGGTCAAGACTGACCTGCTCAACCATGTGATTGTGATCGTTTTGATTACCGTTGGTCTGGCGGTTGCGCTGGCCATGGGACTGGGAAGCCGGGAAATTGCCGGGCAGATTCTTGCGGGAATCTATGTGCGTGAGTTGTATCAGGTTGGGCAACAAGTGAGCGTTGGCGAGGTCGAAGGTCAGATCGAAGAGATCGGCACGGTTAAAACCACATTGCTGACCGATGAGGGTGAGCTAGTCTCTCTCTCCAATCGGATCCTCCTGGAGCAGCATGTGAGTAGCCGCTAA
- a CDS encoding ANTAR domain-containing protein — MLRILLINDTAKKVGRLKAALTEAGFEVIDESGLTIDLPARVETVRPDVILIDTESPSRDVMEQVVLVSRDQPRPIVMFTDEHDPDVMRQAIKSGVSAYIVEGIHAQRLQPILDVAMARFESDQALRAQLHARDQQLAERKRIELAKGLLMKMKDCNEEQAYTLMRRQAMSRQQKLIQVAEQIIAMSELLG, encoded by the coding sequence ATGTTGCGAATCCTGCTGATCAACGACACCGCGAAGAAAGTCGGTCGCCTGAAAGCGGCCCTGACCGAAGCCGGGTTCGAAGTAATAGACGAATCAGGCCTGACCATCGACTTGCCCGCGCGCGTCGAAACGGTGCGTCCGGACGTGATCCTGATCGATACCGAGTCACCGAGCCGCGATGTCATGGAGCAAGTGGTGCTGGTGAGCCGCGATCAACCGCGGCCGATCGTGATGTTTACCGACGAGCATGACCCGGACGTGATGCGCCAGGCGATCAAGTCCGGGGTCAGTGCCTATATCGTCGAAGGCATTCACGCACAACGCTTGCAGCCGATTCTCGACGTCGCCATGGCGCGCTTTGAAAGTGACCAGGCCCTGCGTGCGCAACTGCACGCCCGGGACCAGCAACTGGCCGAGCGCAAGCGCATCGAGCTGGCCAAGGGGTTGCTGATGAAGATGAAGGACTGCAACGAGGAACAGGCCTACACCCTGATGCGCCGCCAGGCGATGAGTCGCCAGCAGAAGCTGATTCAGGTGGCGGAGCAGATTATTGCGATGAGTGAGCTGCTGGGCTGA
- the sigX gene encoding RNA polymerase sigma factor SigX: MNKAQSLSTRYDPRELSDEELVARSHTELFHVTRAYEELMRRYQRTLFNVCARYLGNDRDADDVCQEVMLKVLYGLKNFEGKSKFKTWLYSITYNECITQYRKERRKRRLMDALSLDPLEEASEEKAPKPEEKGGLDRWLVYVNPIDREILVLRFVAELEFQEIADIMHMGLSATKMRYKRALDKLREKFAGVAET; this comes from the coding sequence TTGAATAAAGCTCAATCGCTCTCTACGCGCTACGACCCCCGCGAGCTCTCTGATGAGGAGTTGGTCGCGCGCTCGCACACCGAGCTGTTTCACGTAACGCGCGCCTATGAAGAACTGATGCGGCGTTACCAGAGAACATTATTTAACGTCTGTGCACGGTATCTTGGGAACGATCGCGACGCAGACGATGTCTGTCAGGAAGTGATGTTGAAGGTGTTGTATGGGTTGAAGAACTTCGAGGGCAAATCGAAGTTCAAGACATGGCTATATAGCATCACGTACAACGAATGCATCACGCAGTATCGGAAAGAACGGCGAAAGCGTCGCTTGATGGACGCTTTGAGTCTGGACCCCCTAGAGGAAGCGTCTGAAGAGAAGGCGCCGAAACCCGAGGAAAAGGGTGGACTTGATCGCTGGTTAGTGTATGTGAATCCGATCGACCGAGAAATTCTGGTGCTACGATTTGTCGCAGAGCTGGAATTTCAGGAGATCGCAGACATCATGCACATGGGTTTGAGTGCGACAAAAATGCGTTACAAACGTGCTCTAGACAAATTGCGTGAGAAATTTGCAGGCGTTGCTGAAACTTAG
- the cobA gene encoding uroporphyrinogen-III C-methyltransferase, protein MSAKVWLVGAGPGDPELLTLKAVRALREADVVLIDDLVNPAVLEHCPQARIIPVGKRGGCRSTPQAFIHRLMLRYARQGKCVVRLKGGDPCIFGRGGEEAQWLRERGVEAELVNGITAGLAGATQCDIPLTLRGVARGVTLVTAHTQDGSSLNWQALAQGGTTLVIYMGVAKLSEIREQLLAGGMAADMPVAMIENASLPHQRECRSDLTAMEGDACAFELKSPAILVIGAVAACDEMKRAAAPASVRRASL, encoded by the coding sequence ATGAGCGCAAAAGTCTGGCTGGTGGGTGCGGGTCCTGGCGACCCGGAATTGCTGACCCTGAAAGCGGTACGGGCACTGCGAGAAGCGGATGTGGTGCTGATCGATGATCTGGTCAATCCCGCGGTGCTGGAACATTGTCCCCAGGCGCGGATCATTCCCGTGGGCAAGCGCGGCGGCTGTCGCTCCACGCCCCAGGCGTTCATCCATCGCCTGATGCTGCGGTATGCCCGCCAGGGTAAATGCGTGGTGCGGCTCAAGGGTGGCGATCCGTGCATTTTTGGCCGGGGCGGTGAAGAGGCGCAGTGGTTACGCGAACGTGGCGTCGAGGCGGAGCTGGTCAATGGCATCACGGCCGGGCTTGCCGGTGCGACGCAGTGCGATATTCCGTTGACCCTGCGCGGCGTTGCGCGGGGCGTGACGCTGGTCACTGCCCATACCCAGGATGGCAGCAGCCTGAACTGGCAAGCCTTGGCCCAGGGCGGCACGACGCTGGTGATCTACATGGGGGTGGCGAAGCTGAGCGAGATCCGCGAGCAGCTGCTGGCCGGCGGCATGGCGGCGGATATGCCGGTGGCGATGATTGAAAACGCGTCACTGCCGCATCAGCGGGAATGTCGGAGCGATCTGACGGCCATGGAGGGAGATGCCTGCGCCTTTGAGTTGAAGAGCCCGGCGATCCTGGTGATCGGTGCTGTGGCGGCGTGTGATGAGATGAAAAGAGCGGCAGCCCCTGCATCGGTTCGGCGTGCATCCTTGTAG
- a CDS encoding nitrate/nitrite transporter has protein sequence MNSSFWKSGHTPTLFAAFLYFDLSFMVWYLLGPLAVQIAADLQLTTQQRGLVVATPILAGAILRFVMGLLADRLSPKTAGLIGQVIVISALFVAWKHGIHSYEQALLLGLFLGMAGASFAVALPLASQWYPPQHQGKAMGIAGAGNSGTVLAALIAPVLAASFGWSNVFGFALIPLILTIITFAWLAKNAPERPKAKSVSDYFKALGDRDSWWFMFFYSVTFGGFIGLASALPGYFNDQYGLSPVTAGYYTAACVFGGSLMRPLGGALADRFGGIRTLLAMYTVAVICIAAVGFNLPSSYAALALFVCTMLGLGAGNGAVFQLVPQRFRREIGVMTGLIGMAGGIGGFALAAGMGAIKQSTGSYQLALWLFASLGVLAWFGLHGVKRRWRTTWGSAAVTAARV, from the coding sequence ATGAATTCAAGCTTCTGGAAATCCGGCCATACCCCGACCCTGTTCGCGGCCTTCCTCTATTTCGACCTGAGTTTCATGGTCTGGTACCTGCTCGGCCCGCTGGCGGTGCAGATCGCCGCCGACTTGCAATTGACCACCCAACAACGCGGGCTAGTGGTCGCCACGCCTATCCTGGCCGGGGCTATCCTGCGCTTTGTGATGGGCCTGCTGGCTGACCGCCTGTCGCCCAAGACCGCCGGCCTGATCGGCCAGGTGATCGTCATCAGCGCGCTGTTCGTCGCCTGGAAACACGGGATTCACAGTTATGAACAAGCGCTGCTGCTGGGCCTGTTCCTCGGCATGGCCGGCGCCTCCTTCGCCGTGGCACTGCCGCTGGCCTCGCAGTGGTACCCGCCGCAGCATCAAGGCAAAGCCATGGGCATCGCCGGCGCCGGCAACTCGGGCACCGTCCTCGCCGCCCTGATCGCCCCGGTGCTGGCCGCTTCGTTTGGCTGGAGCAACGTGTTCGGCTTCGCCCTGATTCCGTTGATCCTGACCATCATCACCTTTGCCTGGCTAGCCAAGAACGCCCCGGAACGGCCGAAAGCCAAGTCCGTGTCCGACTACTTCAAGGCCCTGGGCGACCGCGACAGCTGGTGGTTCATGTTCTTCTACAGCGTGACCTTCGGCGGCTTCATCGGCCTGGCCAGCGCCCTGCCCGGCTACTTCAACGACCAGTACGGCCTGAGCCCGGTGACCGCCGGTTATTACACTGCGGCCTGTGTGTTCGGTGGCAGCCTGATGCGTCCGTTGGGCGGCGCCCTGGCCGACCGTTTCGGCGGGATTCGCACACTGCTGGCGATGTACACCGTGGCCGTGATCTGCATTGCGGCAGTAGGCTTCAATCTGCCGAGTTCCTACGCCGCCTTGGCGCTTTTCGTCTGCACCATGCTCGGCCTGGGTGCGGGTAATGGCGCGGTATTCCAGCTGGTTCCGCAGCGCTTCCGTCGGGAAATCGGCGTGATGACCGGCTTGATCGGCATGGCCGGCGGTATCGGTGGCTTCGCGCTGGCGGCCGGCATGGGTGCGATCAAGCAAAGCACCGGCAGCTATCAGCTGGCACTGTGGTTGTTCGCCAGCCTCGGGGTCCTTGCCTGGTTCGGCCTGCACGGGGTGAAACGTCGCTGGAGAACCACCTGGGGTTCGGCGGCCGTCACCGCTGCACGGGTGTGA
- a CDS encoding bifunctional protein-serine/threonine kinase/phosphatase, giving the protein MSLQLSFAEASAIGPREENQDALRLVTPTPALAASKGYLFAIADGVSQCADGGLAARSTLQALALDYYATPETWGVAQALDRLLLAQNRWLQANGGGQPLLTTVSALVVRGRRFTLAHVGDCRVYRWHADALQRVSEDHVWDQPGMQHVLKRALGLDQHLVLDFLEGELRVDESFVLLSDGIWAVLGDTAIAAILRDQPDLQSAAQTLVSAAHLAGSQDNASALLVRVDALGETSIGDALIHLRQWPLPPALKPGQAFEGWQVEGILGQSQQSLLYRVRDGQQQPWLLKTLPGALRDDHLAGQALLSEEWFLKRVAGRHFPEVHAASQRQHLYYVMREYSGTTLAQLQEKAGPLPLAQWLDLSERLLRAVGMLHRRQIFHRDIKPENLLLGDDGELRLLDFGLAYCPGLSEDQPSTLPGTPSYIAPEAFGGGAPTPQQDLYAVGVTLYFLLTGHYPYGEIEAFQRPRFGVPVSASRYRPDLPEWIAQSLDRGVAADPDQRFETAEEWLLLLEQGERRSLSVRPRPLLEREPLKVWRTLALVSLVVNLVLLVLVFHCS; this is encoded by the coding sequence ATGAGCCTGCAATTGAGTTTCGCCGAAGCGAGCGCCATCGGCCCTCGCGAGGAGAACCAGGACGCCCTGCGCCTGGTCACTCCGACCCCGGCGCTGGCGGCGAGCAAAGGTTACCTGTTCGCCATCGCCGACGGCGTCAGCCAGTGCGCCGATGGCGGCCTGGCCGCCCGCTCGACCTTGCAGGCCCTGGCGCTGGACTACTACGCCACCCCGGAAACCTGGGGTGTCGCCCAGGCGCTGGATCGCTTGTTGCTGGCACAGAATCGCTGGTTGCAGGCCAACGGTGGAGGGCAACCCTTGCTCACCACCGTCAGCGCTTTGGTCGTGCGCGGCAGGCGCTTCACCCTGGCCCATGTCGGCGATTGCCGGGTCTATCGCTGGCACGCCGACGCGTTGCAACGGGTGAGCGAGGATCATGTCTGGGACCAGCCGGGCATGCAGCATGTACTCAAACGGGCGCTGGGGCTGGATCAGCACCTGGTGCTGGATTTTCTCGAGGGTGAATTGCGCGTCGACGAGAGCTTCGTGCTGCTCAGCGATGGGATCTGGGCCGTGCTGGGCGATACCGCGATTGCGGCGATCCTGCGCGATCAGCCCGATCTGCAAAGCGCCGCGCAGACCCTGGTCAGCGCGGCGCATCTGGCCGGCAGCCAGGACAATGCCAGCGCCTTGCTGGTGCGGGTCGATGCCTTGGGTGAAACCAGCATCGGCGACGCCTTGATTCATTTGCGGCAATGGCCGCTGCCGCCCGCACTGAAACCGGGCCAGGCCTTCGAGGGCTGGCAGGTCGAAGGAATACTCGGGCAGAGCCAGCAATCGCTGCTGTATCGGGTTCGCGACGGGCAACAACAGCCCTGGTTATTGAAAACCTTGCCCGGCGCATTGCGCGATGACCACCTGGCGGGGCAAGCGTTGCTGTCGGAGGAATGGTTTCTCAAACGCGTCGCCGGACGGCACTTCCCTGAAGTCCACGCCGCCAGCCAGCGTCAGCATTTGTACTACGTGATGCGTGAATACTCGGGGACGACTCTGGCGCAACTGCAGGAAAAAGCCGGACCGCTGCCCTTGGCCCAATGGCTGGACCTGTCCGAACGCCTGCTGCGGGCGGTGGGCATGCTGCACCGACGGCAAATTTTCCATCGCGATATCAAACCGGAGAACCTGCTGCTGGGGGACGACGGTGAGTTGCGCCTGCTGGACTTCGGCCTCGCCTACTGCCCCGGCCTGTCCGAAGACCAGCCCTCGACCCTGCCCGGAACGCCCAGTTACATCGCGCCGGAAGCCTTTGGCGGGGGCGCACCGACGCCGCAACAGGATCTGTATGCCGTGGGCGTGACCTTGTATTTCCTGCTCACCGGGCACTATCCCTATGGCGAAATCGAAGCGTTCCAGCGCCCGCGATTTGGCGTGCCGGTCAGTGCCAGCCGCTACCGACCCGACCTGCCGGAATGGATTGCACAAAGCCTGGACCGCGGCGTTGCGGCGGATCCGGATCAGCGCTTTGAAACGGCGGAAGAATGGTTGCTGCTATTGGAACAGGGCGAGCGGCGCAGCCTGAGCGTGCGGCCCAGACCCTTGCTGGAGCGCGAGCCGCTGAAGGTCTGGCGGACCTTGGCGCTGGTGTCGTTGGTGGTGAATCTGGTGTTGTTGGTGTTGGTGTTCCACTGTTCCTGA
- a CDS encoding OmpA family protein, with protein MKLKNTLGLAIGSLIAATSFGALAQGQGAVEIEGFAKKEQFDSARNFKNNGNLFGGSVGYFLTDDVELRLAYDEVHNVRSDSGQNIKGANTALDALYHFNNPGDMVRPYVSAGFSDQSIDQNGSNGRNRSTFANVGGGAKLYFTENFYARAGVEAQYNIDQGDTEWAPSVGIGVNFGGGSKPAAAPVPAPAEVCSDSDNDGVCDNVDKCPDTPANVTVDADGCPAVAEVVRVELDVKFDFDKSVVKPNSYGDIKNLADFMKQYPSTSTTVEGHTDSVGPDAYNQKLSERRANAVKQVLTNQYGVESSRVQSVGYGESRPVADNATEAGRAVNRRVEAQVEAQAK; from the coding sequence ATGAAACTGAAAAACACCTTGGGCTTGGCCATTGGTTCTTTGATTGCCGCCACTTCGTTCGGCGCTCTGGCACAAGGCCAAGGCGCAGTTGAAATCGAAGGCTTCGCAAAGAAAGAACAATTCGACAGCGCTCGTAACTTCAAGAACAACGGCAACCTGTTCGGCGGTTCCGTAGGTTACTTCCTGACCGACGACGTTGAACTGCGTCTGGCTTACGACGAAGTGCACAACGTTCGTTCTGATTCCGGCCAGAACATCAAGGGCGCCAACACCGCTCTGGACGCTCTGTACCACTTCAACAACCCAGGCGACATGGTCCGTCCGTACGTCTCGGCTGGCTTCTCCGATCAGAGCATTGATCAGAACGGCTCGAACGGTCGCAACCGTTCCACCTTCGCCAACGTTGGCGGCGGTGCCAAGCTGTACTTCACCGAGAACTTCTACGCCCGTGCTGGCGTTGAAGCTCAATACAACATCGACCAGGGCGACACCGAGTGGGCTCCAAGCGTCGGTATCGGTGTGAACTTCGGTGGCGGCTCCAAGCCTGCTGCTGCTCCAGTTCCAGCTCCGGCTGAAGTCTGCTCCGACAGCGACAACGATGGCGTGTGCGACAACGTTGACAAGTGCCCGGATACCCCAGCCAACGTAACTGTTGACGCTGATGGCTGCCCGGCAGTTGCTGAAGTTGTTCGTGTTGAGCTGGACGTGAAGTTCGACTTCGACAAGTCGGTAGTCAAGCCTAACAGCTACGGCGACATCAAGAACCTCGCTGACTTCATGAAGCAGTACCCATCGACCAGCACCACTGTTGAAGGTCACACTGACTCCGTCGGTCCTGACGCTTACAACCAGAAACTGTCCGAGCGTCGTGCAAACGCCGTTAAGCAAGTTCTGACCAACCAGTACGGTGTTGAATCGTCCCGCGTTCAGTCTGTTGGCTACGGCGAATCCCGCCCAGTTGCCGACAACGCTACTGAAGCTGGCCGTGCTGTAAACCGTCGCGTAGAAGCGCAGGTTGAAGCTCAGGCTAAGTAA